A stretch of the Nematostella vectensis chromosome 1, jaNemVect1.1, whole genome shotgun sequence genome encodes the following:
- the LOC5507658 gene encoding BRISC and BRCA1-A complex member 1 isoform X1, which produces MSKQLPETDLIDLSDDKDADSQRSSPVILTKHPNKHNTGKGRKGEEKVQEKGSKGGHESPSHSIGDSLSLNSNDSNDPRRLVPWVNCQEKIILCLDLSNEMNEKSFPSKKAPDFTAYQFVRKAAKIFVNNKAMLNSIHEFGVITLADDATWYQQFESNPDMICTLLDHLNPSEEDNQDTFDMEKLFQTICQRIALPEVEDPALPPPYVIRVIMIYGRSHCPPHFTDRSRQMLRELLQSPYFFFDVLYVHELPSENNQCEAIYDSFCELDEDEDGYMLEVSRSTSRLFDHMAILLAHPLQRPKQRDTFYELQNRDDNETT; this is translated from the exons ATGTCTAAACAATTGCCAGAAACTGATCTGATAGACCTCAGTGATGACAAGGACGCAGACAGTCAGAGAAGTTCCCCTGTCATTCTTACCAAGCACCCAAATAAACACAATACGGGAAAGGGAAGAAAGGGAGAGGAAAAGGTACAAGAGAAGGGCTCCAAGGGAGGTCATGAGAGTCCCAGTCACAGCATAGGAGATTCCCTGTCTTTGAACTCAAACGACTCCAATGATCCACGGCGTCTGGTACCATGGGTAAACTGTCAGGAGAAAATT ATCCTGTGTCTAGATCTATCAAATGAGATGAATGAGAAGTCATTTCCAAGCAAAAAAGCCCCAGATTT TACTGCTTACCAGTTTGTTAGAAAAGCTGCAAAGATATTTGTGAACAACAAGGCCATGCTGAACTCCATACATGAATTTGGTGTGATCACGCTTGCAGACGATGCCACATGG tACCAGCAATTTGAAAGTAACCCTGACATGATTTGCACCTTACTTGATCACCTTAATCCCAGTGAGGAAGATAACCAAGACACTTTTG ATATGGAAAAACTTTTTCAGACAAT ATGTCAGCGTATCGCATTGCCGGAGGTTGAAGACCCTGCCCTCCCCCCACCTTACGTTATCAGGGTGATTATGATTTATGGACGGTCCCACTGTCCACCTCATTTCACCGACAGGAGCCGACAA ATGCTCCGTGAGTTGTTGCAATCaccatatttcttttttgatgTTCTGTATGTCCACGAATTGCCCTCTGAAAATAACCAATGCGAG GCGATTTATGACAGCTTTTGCGAGCTGGACGAGGATGAAGATGGTTATATGTTGGAAGTTTCTCGGAGCACATCCCGCCTGTTCGACCACATGGCCATTCTACTAGCTCATCCACTCCAGAGACCAAAACAGAGGGACACTTTCTACGAACTGCAAAATAGGGATGATAATGAGACTACGTGA
- the LOC5507658 gene encoding BRISC and BRCA1-A complex member 1 isoform X2 — MSKQLPETDLIDLSDDKDADSQRSSPVILTKHPNKHNTGKGRKGEEKILCLDLSNEMNEKSFPSKKAPDFTAYQFVRKAAKIFVNNKAMLNSIHEFGVITLADDATWYQQFESNPDMICTLLDHLNPSEEDNQDTFDMEKLFQTICQRIALPEVEDPALPPPYVIRVIMIYGRSHCPPHFTDRSRQMLRELLQSPYFFFDVLYVHELPSENNQCEAIYDSFCELDEDEDGYMLEVSRSTSRLFDHMAILLAHPLQRPKQRDTFYELQNRDDNETT; from the exons ATGTCTAAACAATTGCCAGAAACTGATCTGATAGACCTCAGTGATGACAAGGACGCAGACAGTCAGAGAAGTTCCCCTGTCATTCTTACCAAGCACCCAAATAAACACAATACGGGAAAGGGAAGAAAGGGAGAGGAAAAG ATCCTGTGTCTAGATCTATCAAATGAGATGAATGAGAAGTCATTTCCAAGCAAAAAAGCCCCAGATTT TACTGCTTACCAGTTTGTTAGAAAAGCTGCAAAGATATTTGTGAACAACAAGGCCATGCTGAACTCCATACATGAATTTGGTGTGATCACGCTTGCAGACGATGCCACATGG tACCAGCAATTTGAAAGTAACCCTGACATGATTTGCACCTTACTTGATCACCTTAATCCCAGTGAGGAAGATAACCAAGACACTTTTG ATATGGAAAAACTTTTTCAGACAAT ATGTCAGCGTATCGCATTGCCGGAGGTTGAAGACCCTGCCCTCCCCCCACCTTACGTTATCAGGGTGATTATGATTTATGGACGGTCCCACTGTCCACCTCATTTCACCGACAGGAGCCGACAA ATGCTCCGTGAGTTGTTGCAATCaccatatttcttttttgatgTTCTGTATGTCCACGAATTGCCCTCTGAAAATAACCAATGCGAG GCGATTTATGACAGCTTTTGCGAGCTGGACGAGGATGAAGATGGTTATATGTTGGAAGTTTCTCGGAGCACATCCCGCCTGTTCGACCACATGGCCATTCTACTAGCTCATCCACTCCAGAGACCAAAACAGAGGGACACTTTCTACGAACTGCAAAATAGGGATGATAATGAGACTACGTGA